The following are from one region of the Syngnathus acus chromosome 10, fSynAcu1.2, whole genome shotgun sequence genome:
- the larp7 gene encoding la-related protein 7 yields the protein MDEPKEAADDGGASTKETDKKKRSRVKQLLCEVKKQVEFWFGDVNLHKDRFLRKLIDESDDGYVDLSVVASFNRMKKLTSDTKLIARALKNSSLLEVNLEGDKVRRQLPIGDVPPDVDSRTVYVELLPKDVTHSWIEKVFSKCGTVVYASIPRYKTTNDPKGFAFVEFENPEQAKKAIEMLNNPPEDAPRKPGIFPKTKKGKPIKMTADNPSSGGGGEEEKKKKKKKKKKLLAEEAKVAPMDAEPPVLQQQQQKKKKKQQQGSDAASQKTTGKISEKKRRRSRAVDESEAALPAKMRKLEENDEVEFESNPPLEGEHGKENQEDSLVKAKRKRKKKHKEKLKIGEEVIPLRVMSKKAWLELKSEYLRLQKRSMSSLKKCMTQLDGEERRGGRSDQKMEASEKASALGPQFTSGVIMKITDNKALLGRKIIKDTLCKISPVAYVDLLEGDAEGYVRFERPEYAQAVNDNKAELQKVHSWQLEILSGDNEQRYWQKILVDRQVKLNRPREKKRGTAKLLSKAEKIITARAKEASKHIHFQED from the exons ATGGACGAACCGAAGGAAGCTGCGGATGACGGAGGAGCTTCGACCAAAGAGACGGACAAGAAGAAAAGATCCCGCGTTAAGCAGCTGCTGTGCGAAGTGAAAAAACAAGTGGAGTTCTGGTTCGGAGACGTCAACCTCCACAAGGACCGCTTTCTGAGAAAGCTCATTGACGAGTCGGATGACGGCT ATGTTGATTTATCCGTGGTGGCGAGCTTCAATCGCATGAAGAAGCTGACGAGCGACACGAAACTCATCGCCAGGGCTCTGAAGAATTCTTCCTTGCTGGAG GTGAATCTAGAAGGTGATAAAGTGAGACGGCAACTTCCCATCGGAGATGTTCCACCTGACGTGGACAGCCGCACAGTCTACGTG GAGCTCCTGCCCAAGGACGTGACTCACAGCTGGATCGAGAAGGTCTTCTCTAAATGCGGGACCGTCGTTTACGCCAGCATCCCCAGATACAAAACCACCAACGATCCCAAAGGCTTTGCCTTTGTGGAGTTCGAGAACCCAGAGCAAGCCAAAAAAGCCATTGAG ATGCTCAATAACCCTCCTGAAGATGCTCCTAGGAAGCCGGGAATATTCCCAAAGACTAAGAAGGGGAAGCCCATCAAGATGACTGCAGACAATCCGTCTTCAG GTGGCGGCggggaggaagagaagaaaaagaaaaagaagaagaaaaagaagctgcTGGCAGAGGAGGCCAAAGTGGCGCCGATGGACGCCGAGCCGCCAGTtctgcagcagcaacagcagaagaagaaaaagaagcagcagcaaggCTCAGATGCCGCAAGTCAGAAGACGACGGGTAAAATCTCGGAGAAAAAGAGACGCCGCTCGCGGGCGGTGGACGAATCGGAAGCGGCGCTGCCCGCCAAGATGAGGAAGCTCGAGGAGAACGATGAAGTCGAGTTTGAGAGCA ATCCGCCACTAGAGGGCGAGCATGGGAAAGAAAACCAAGAAGACTCGCTGGTCAAAGCCaagagaaagaggaagaagaaacacaAGGAGAAGCTTAAGATTGGCGAGGAGGTCATCCCGCTGAGGGTCATGTCCAA GAAAGCGTGGCTGGAGCTCAAGTCGGAGTACCTGCGGCTGCAGAAACGCAGCATGTCCTCCCTGAAGAAGTGCATGACGCAGTTGGACGGCGAGGAGCGGCGTGGCGGCAGAAGCGACCAGAAGA TGGAGGCGAGCGAGAAAGCGAGCGCTCTGGGTCCGCAGTTCACCAGCGGCGTCATCATGAAGATTACGGACAACAAGGCGCTTCTGGGGAGGAAGATAATCAAG GACACCCTGTGCAAGATCTCGCCGGTGGCGTACGTGGACCTGTTGGAAGGCGACGCCGAGGGCTACGTGCGCTTCGAGCGGCCAGAGTACGCGCAGGCCGTCAACGATAATAAAGCCGAGCTGCAGAAGGTGCACAGCTGGCAGCTGGAGATCCTTTCAG GTGACAACGAGCAGAGGTACTGGCAGAAGATCCTGGTGGATCGGCAGGTCAAGCTCAACCGGCCGAGAGAGAAGAAGCGCGGCACGGCCAAG CTCTTGTCCAAAGCGGAGAAGATCATCACTGCTCGCGCCAAGGAAGCCAGCAAGCACATTCACTTCCAAGAAGACTGA